Proteins from a genomic interval of Salmo salar chromosome ssa14, Ssal_v3.1, whole genome shotgun sequence:
- the armc6 gene encoding armadillo repeat-containing protein 6 gives MACRRITQETFDAVVKENIDEFDMDTAEALREAVEQFESQGVDLSCIVKTVRTAGDHQTEEHEVLQALESLQIASDSSMAADLKRFTEQCSLGFAQRHLAAQKDAYPTIISCCRKTLDEQEALLAALSALAALTDGQPDLLDLEGKDLLVSILGMYQTDPALMLVAIRTVRHCCLKHEQNRQDLVKAGVLPLLTGTIKQHTGRSDLVKEACNALRYMTFDDDIRVPFGQAHEHAKMIVMEHNGLKVIVEAAKAHPENTPVLSVLCATLSSLAVRNEFCQDICDLGGLKFMMTLLADSYESQELTRQVLSALRAIAGNDDVKDAVTNAGGVQLIVIAMNRHMGNAQVCEQGCAALSVVALRKPNNCQVIMEEGGALAALLAMKTHPDEVNVQKQGCMLLRNLVARMTHFNQPILEMGAEALIAQALAAHRDCGDLAKAALRDLGCQVELRELWTGKKGSLTRD, from the exons ATGGCCTGTCGCAGGATCACACAGGAGACCTTCGATGCGGTGGTCAAGGAAAACATCGATGAGTTCGACATGGACACGGCGGAGGCCTTGAGAGAAGCGGTAGAACAGTTTGAGTCTCAAG GGGTGGACCTCAGCTGTATAGTGAAAACTGTGCGGACAGCAGGTGATCACCAAACAGAGGAGCATGAGGTCCTTCAG GCCCTGGAATCCCTTCAAATAGCATCTGACAGCAGTATGGCTGCAGATCTGAAACGCTTCACTGAGCAGTGTTCTCTTGGCTTCGCCCAGAGGCACCTGGCAGCCCAGAAAGATGCCTATCCTACAATCATCTCCTGCTGTAGAAAGACTCTGGATGAACAGGAGGCTCTGCTGGCCGCGCTCTCTGCCCTGGCCGCTCTGACAGATGGCCAGCCAGACCTCCTTGACTTGGAGGGCAAGGATCTCCTTGTGAGCATCCTTGGCATGTACCAGACAGACCCTGCTCTGATGTTAGTAGCCATCCGTACGGTCCGCCATTGCTGTTTGAAGCACGAGCAGAACAGGCAGGATTTGGTGAAGGCTGGAGTGCTGCCGTTGCTGACCGGTACCATAAAGCAACACACTGGACGCTCCGATCTGGTCAAAGAGGCCTGTAATGCCCTCCGGTACATGACCTTTGACGATGACATAAGAGTTCCTTTTGGACAGGCTCACGAACACGCCAAGATGATCGTTATGGAACACAATGGGTTGAAAGTCATTGTGGAGGCTGCTAAAG CACACCCAGAGAATACCCCTGTCCTCAGTGTGCTGTGTGCTACTCTGTCCAGCCTGGCCGTGAGGAACGAGTTCTGTCAGGACATCTGTGACCTGGGAGGGTTAAAGTTCATGATGACCCTGCTGGCAGACAGTTATGAGTCCCAG GAgctcacaaggcaggtactcagCGCTCTGAGGGCCATAGCAGGAAATGATGATGTGAAGGATGCTGTCACAAATGCCGGTGGAGTACAGCTCATCGTCATCGCCATGAACAGACACATGGGCAATGCTCAA GTGTGTGAGCAGGGctgtgctgctctctctgtcgTTGCTCTGCGCAAACCCAACAACTGCCAAGTCATTATGGAGGAAGGTGGTGCGCTGGCGGCTCTGCTGGCTATGAAGACCCATCCTGATGAGGTCAATGTGCAG aaACAGGGATGTATGCTGCTGAGGAACCTGGTGGCGCGCATGACTCACTTCAACCAGCCCATCCTGGAGATGGGAGCAGAGGCCCTCATCGCCCAGGCTCTGGCGGCCCACCGGGACTGTGGCGACCTGGCAAAAGCTGCCCTCAGGGACCTTGGCTGCCAGGTGGAGCTCCGAGAGCTGTGGACGGGCAAGAAGGGCAGCCTCACCAGAGATTGA